Proteins encoded in a region of the Zea mays cultivar B73 chromosome 4, Zm-B73-REFERENCE-NAM-5.0, whole genome shotgun sequence genome:
- the LOC109945584 gene encoding protein FAM32A, which translates to MLGYQNVVGGRLKLKGKALDVKDGGVKKKKKKYQREESSQTESDKNGDEGKPHPDYDHLTPAERRYMEQKQEIDMQKMAKVANKSHKDHMQDFNQYLAKLSEHYDIPKVGPG; encoded by the coding sequence ATGTTGGGATACCAAAACGTCGTTGGGGGACGGCTAAAGCTGAAGGGTAAAGCGCTAGACGTGAAAGATGGTGGagtaaagaaaaagaagaagaagtacCAACGTGAGGAGTCATCTCAGACTGAATCTGATAAGAATGGAGATGAAGGGAAACCACATCCTGACTATGACCATCTCACACCAGCAGAGCGCCGCTACATGGAACAGAAGCAGGAGATCGACATGCAGAAGATGGCCAAAGTCGCCAATAAGTCACACAAGGACCACATGCAGGACTTCAACCAGTACCTGGCTAAGCTCAGCGAGCACTACGACATCCCCAAAGTTGGTCCTGGCTAA